One region of Cinclus cinclus chromosome 1, bCinCin1.1, whole genome shotgun sequence genomic DNA includes:
- the MAL2 gene encoding protein MAL2 gives MLPRGASSMPPPPNPAPYCPPPRVTLPSGLEILRTFSGAVIFLEILFGTIVWILVASTGVPLPLLQGWVMFVAVTAWFLSIVFLSVFLFGYANRITVNWNQADFVFHGATFVFYFGAFLLQAATTSLHHFPRKFNSTTQERILSGREYNISIAASIFAFATAICYGCSTALALRRWRLNNS, from the exons ATGTTGCCCAGGGGAGCCTCGTCCATGCCGCCGCCTCCCAACCCCGCTCCCTACTGCCCGCCTCCGCGGGTCACGCTGCCCTCCGGCCTGGAGATCCTGCGCACCTTCTCGGGAGCCGTCATCTTCCTGGAGATC CTGTTTGGAACAATAGTCTGGATTTTGGTCGCCTCTACTGGAGTTCCACTGCcactgctgcagggatgggTAATGTTTGTGGCAGTGACAGCGTGGTTCCTCTCCATTGTCTTCCTCTCTGTGTTCCTCTTTGGTTATGCAAATAGAATTACTGTCAACTGGAACCAGGcg gattttgttttccatggggctacttttgtcttttattttggaGCATTTCTACTGCAAGCAGCAACTACATCCCTGCATCACTTTCCCCGCAAATTCAACTCCACCACACAAGAGAGGATTCTAAGTGGTCGTGAATATAACATAAGCATAGCAGCCTCG ATTTTTGCCTTTGCGACAGCTATTTGTTATGGttgcagcacagccctggcattAAGGAGATGGAGGCTAAATAACAGTTGA